Proteins encoded by one window of Bacillus sp. DTU_2020_1000418_1_SI_GHA_SEK_038:
- a CDS encoding ATP-dependent Clp protease ATP-binding subunit: MLCQKCRDKEANVQFKVNVNGNEKNLILCQSCYQDEKAKIGSSFGPSLSGFSGFNQLPFEELFNNINSAQSPKNNPATKDAKGTGRGGFIDQFGRNLTGLAKAGLIDPVIGRDEEINRVIEILNRRNKNNPVLIGEPGVGKTAIAEGLAASISEGKVPKKLLNKEVYLLDVASLVANTGIRGQFEERMKQIIHELQERKNIILFIDEIHLLVGAGSAEGSMDAGNILKPALARGELQLVGATTLKEYRQIEKDPALERRFQPVQVLEPTADEALGILNGLKSKYEDYHEVSYSDDALKACVYLSSRYIQDRFLPDKAIDLMDEAGSKINLKSDLPSSDQIENRLKEINKQKEKALQEENYEEAAKLRDEEIKLEKALNANNHMSRPIVEIHHIQEIIEKNTGIPVGKLLEDDQIKMKNIESNLSKKVIGQKDAVLKVAKAIRRSRAGLKSKNRPIGSFLFVGPTGVGKTELTKTLAEELFGSKEALIRLDMSEYMEKHSISKIIGSPPGYVGHEEAGQLTEKIRLNPYSIILLDEIEKAHPDVQHIFLQILEDGRLTDSQGRTVSFKDSVIIMTSNAGVQHREIHVGFGTNEAMKEASILDTLGQFFKPEFLNRFDNIIEFKSLNKEHLLQIVEIMLNDLNQNLSEQNIKLTVSDDAKSKLAELGYNPAFGARPLRRVIQDQLEDKLADFIIDQPGVHQLQAILETDEIILKTK, from the coding sequence ATGCTTTGTCAAAAATGTCGTGATAAAGAAGCAAATGTACAATTTAAAGTAAATGTAAACGGAAATGAAAAAAACCTAATCCTTTGCCAAAGCTGCTATCAGGATGAAAAAGCAAAGATTGGTTCCTCCTTTGGACCATCTTTAAGCGGATTTTCAGGTTTTAATCAGCTTCCATTTGAGGAGCTATTTAATAATATAAACTCAGCCCAGAGTCCCAAAAATAATCCTGCTACAAAGGACGCCAAAGGAACTGGCCGCGGTGGATTTATTGACCAATTCGGCAGAAACCTAACAGGGCTTGCTAAAGCTGGACTAATTGATCCCGTGATTGGAAGGGATGAAGAGATTAACCGTGTCATTGAAATATTAAATAGAAGGAATAAAAATAACCCTGTTTTAATCGGGGAGCCTGGTGTCGGGAAAACTGCCATTGCCGAAGGATTAGCCGCCTCTATTTCAGAGGGCAAAGTTCCAAAGAAACTCCTTAATAAGGAGGTTTACTTGCTGGATGTTGCTTCACTAGTTGCTAATACCGGCATTCGCGGACAATTCGAAGAAAGAATGAAACAAATAATACATGAACTGCAAGAAAGAAAAAATATTATTCTCTTTATCGATGAAATTCATCTACTCGTTGGAGCCGGCTCAGCCGAAGGCTCTATGGATGCAGGAAATATTCTAAAACCGGCACTTGCTAGAGGGGAACTGCAATTAGTCGGTGCAACTACATTAAAGGAATACCGTCAAATTGAAAAGGATCCAGCTCTTGAACGGCGATTCCAGCCGGTACAAGTACTAGAGCCAACCGCTGACGAAGCACTCGGGATTCTAAATGGCCTTAAATCAAAGTATGAAGATTATCATGAGGTATCCTATTCAGATGACGCTTTAAAGGCTTGTGTATATTTATCAAGCCGATATATTCAAGATCGCTTCCTCCCAGATAAGGCAATAGATTTAATGGATGAAGCCGGTTCAAAAATTAATTTGAAATCAGACCTTCCTTCCTCTGATCAGATTGAAAACCGCTTGAAGGAAATTAACAAACAGAAGGAAAAAGCTCTACAAGAAGAGAACTATGAAGAAGCTGCAAAGCTTAGGGATGAAGAAATAAAATTGGAGAAGGCATTAAACGCAAATAACCATATGTCCCGTCCAATTGTTGAAATCCACCATATTCAAGAAATCATTGAGAAAAATACAGGGATTCCTGTTGGAAAACTTCTAGAAGATGACCAAATCAAGATGAAAAACATTGAATCAAATCTCTCTAAAAAAGTTATCGGCCAAAAGGACGCCGTTCTTAAGGTAGCAAAGGCAATCCGCAGAAGCCGAGCCGGTCTTAAATCAAAAAACCGTCCAATTGGTTCCTTCTTGTTTGTAGGACCAACAGGTGTCGGTAAGACAGAATTAACTAAAACACTTGCTGAAGAACTATTTGGCTCTAAAGAGGCACTGATTCGCCTTGATATGAGTGAATATATGGAGAAGCATAGTATTTCAAAAATTATCGGCTCCCCTCCAGGTTATGTTGGACATGAAGAAGCGGGTCAATTAACCGAAAAAATTCGCCTTAACCCATACAGTATTATTCTGCTAGATGAGATTGAAAAGGCACATCCTGATGTTCAGCATATATTCCTCCAAATTCTTGAGGATGGACGTTTAACAGATAGTCAGGGACGCACTGTGAGCTTTAAAGACTCCGTCATTATTATGACAAGTAATGCTGGTGTACAGCACAGGGAGATTCATGTAGGATTTGGTACGAATGAAGCGATGAAGGAAGCAAGTATTTTAGATACTCTTGGTCAGTTCTTTAAACCAGAATTCCTCAATCGTTTTGATAATATCATTGAGTTTAAGTCACTTAATAAAGAACATCTATTACAAATTGTTGAAATTATGCTCAATGATTTAAATCAAAACCTAAGTGAGCAAAACATTAAGCTTACAGTTTCCGATGATGCTAAATCAAAGCTTGCCGAGCTAGGCTATAACCCTGCTTTCGGAGCACGTCCGTTGCGAAGAGTTATTCAGGATCAGCTCGAAGATAAGCTAGCTGATTTCATCATTGATCAGCCCGGTGTGCATCAATTACAGGCAATTTTAGAAACTGATGAAATCATATTAAAAACAAAATAG
- a CDS encoding type II CAAX endopeptidase family protein produces the protein MKKITADYRLIIGLIIAHMLMYFTFQDKAVFWYIFSASLLFLISHSILNEELKDEVPFGLYLLYGIGSGLLLFGIFWAGFHMIDFLNLPMMKDISKLYGRYSPSMLWHYIVLILIIIPGEEIFWRGFVQTRILKYTNIPAAIVISAILYASVHLYSEQWILAFAALVAGLFWGWLYTWKKSMPLLIVSHLIFDLFLFVIVPLK, from the coding sequence TTGAAGAAAATAACTGCAGATTACCGTCTAATAATTGGGCTCATTATTGCTCATATGCTTATGTATTTTACTTTTCAGGATAAAGCCGTTTTCTGGTATATCTTTTCAGCTTCCCTTTTATTTTTAATCAGCCACTCTATATTAAACGAAGAATTAAAGGATGAAGTCCCGTTTGGGCTGTATCTCTTGTATGGAATCGGTTCTGGTCTCTTACTATTTGGAATTTTTTGGGCTGGATTTCATATGATTGATTTTTTAAATCTTCCCATGATGAAGGATATTTCAAAGCTGTATGGGAGGTATTCCCCATCGATGCTTTGGCATTATATTGTTCTCATCTTGATTATTATTCCCGGTGAAGAAATATTTTGGCGTGGTTTCGTTCAAACGAGAATATTAAAATACACAAATATCCCAGCAGCAATCGTAATTTCAGCAATTCTCTATGCATCTGTTCATCTATACTCAGAACAATGGATTCTTGCCTTTGCCGCTTTAGTTGCAGGACTTTTCTGGGGATGGCTATACACATGGAAAAAAAGTATGCCTTTATTAATTGTCTCACATTTAATTTTTGATTTATTCCTATTTGTTATCGTTCCATTAAAGTAA
- a CDS encoding DUF6254 family protein: protein MTKSKREKDRAWTVRKQDQNPHGKVKSLKEIAQEKE, encoded by the coding sequence GTGACAAAATCGAAGCGAGAAAAGGATCGGGCTTGGACAGTCAGAAAGCAAGATCAGAATCCCCATGGAAAAGTAAAGTCCCTAAAGGAGATAGCTCAAGAGAAAGAATAA
- a CDS encoding YkvS family protein: MKKAEVGNIIEFRDGLQGIVEKVNENSVIVDLSYMGNYRDLDLEQRTVVNHKNYKVVKESVL, encoded by the coding sequence TTGAAAAAAGCAGAAGTGGGAAATATCATTGAATTCCGTGATGGATTGCAGGGAATTGTCGAAAAGGTAAACGAAAACTCAGTAATCGTTGATCTTTCCTATATGGGAAATTATCGAGACCTTGATCTTGAACAAAGGACTGTAGTTAATCATAAAAATTATAAAGTTGTGAAGGAATCTGTGTTATGA
- a CDS encoding cytochrome-c oxidase has product MGIRLIKISSIYFAVGVLIGYYMSSSHSYVLTPVHVHINLLGWTSLTLAGILYHLFPNLAASKLAKWHFWLHNLGLPIMMIALAIVVTTQNEAFIPGTAVGATVTAIGILLFVFNILKNLKGNER; this is encoded by the coding sequence GTGGGAATCAGGCTTATAAAAATTTCGTCCATATACTTTGCAGTTGGTGTTTTAATCGGATATTATATGTCAAGCTCTCATTCTTATGTCCTAACACCGGTTCATGTACACATTAATCTGCTTGGATGGACATCGCTAACATTAGCGGGTATACTTTATCATTTATTCCCGAACCTCGCAGCATCAAAGTTAGCAAAATGGCATTTTTGGCTGCATAATCTTGGCTTGCCAATTATGATGATTGCATTGGCGATTGTAGTCACTACTCAAAATGAAGCGTTTATACCAGGAACAGCAGTTGGCGCTACCGTCACAGCGATTGGTATATTGTTATTTGTCTTTAATATCTTAAAGAATTTAAAAGGTAATGAAAGATAA
- a CDS encoding NAD(P)-dependent oxidoreductase produces the protein MGLRENTVIGFIGTGVMGKSMAGHLLNAGYPLIVYSRTKTKAEDLIAKGAEWTNSPKDVAERANIIITMVGYPADVAEVYLGEKGIITNGQENSYVIDMTTSTPTLAKRIYEEAREKGIFALDAPVSGGDIGAKEAKLSIMVGGDKEAFMDLEPIFRLMGTNIVYQGKAGSGQHTKMCNQIAIASNMIGVCEAIVYAEKAGLDPETVLKSISTGAAGSWSLSNLAPRMINGNFDPGFYIKHFIKDMNIALQEAEAMGMKTPGLALAKEMYVQLAEAGEENRGTQALYKYWER, from the coding sequence ATGGGGTTACGTGAAAATACGGTCATAGGATTTATTGGTACTGGGGTCATGGGGAAAAGTATGGCAGGGCATTTGCTTAACGCTGGATATCCATTAATTGTTTATTCGCGGACAAAAACGAAAGCTGAAGATTTAATTGCCAAAGGTGCGGAATGGACAAACTCTCCTAAAGATGTTGCAGAAAGGGCAAATATTATTATAACAATGGTTGGCTACCCTGCAGATGTAGCTGAGGTATATTTAGGTGAAAAGGGAATTATTACAAACGGACAAGAAAATTCATATGTCATCGATATGACAACGTCTACACCAACCCTTGCGAAACGAATATATGAAGAGGCAAGAGAAAAAGGTATTTTCGCACTTGACGCTCCAGTATCTGGGGGTGACATCGGTGCGAAGGAAGCAAAGCTTTCGATCATGGTTGGCGGAGATAAAGAAGCATTTATGGATTTGGAGCCAATCTTCCGTTTAATGGGAACTAATATTGTCTATCAAGGAAAAGCTGGTTCTGGGCAGCATACAAAAATGTGTAACCAAATTGCCATTGCCTCGAACATGATTGGGGTATGTGAAGCGATCGTTTATGCAGAAAAGGCTGGTCTTGACCCGGAGACTGTATTGAAAAGCATATCGACAGGTGCTGCAGGCAGCTGGTCCCTTTCTAATTTGGCACCCAGAATGATAAACGGAAATTTCGATCCTGGTTTTTATATAAAGCATTTCATTAAGGATATGAATATTGCTTTACAAGAAGCCGAGGCAATGGGAATGAAAACTCCAGGCTTGGCATTAGCAAAGGAAATGTATGTACAGCTTGCTGAAGCCGGTGAAGAAAACCGCGGCACACAAGCACTTTATAAGTATTGGGAGCGGTAA
- a CDS encoding RDD family protein translates to METILDKQPYEERMEYGGFWIRFAAYIIDSIIIGVPLLIVTLIIFMLFFGGTGALDLFLGDPYATELSDEDALLFLGSYLGALGISLLINIVGAVAYFAGLHASKWQATVGKKLLGLKVTDLKGNRISFWRALGRYLAMSFLSGILLIGFIIAAFTEKKQSLHDLIAGTTVIKK, encoded by the coding sequence GTGGAAACGATTTTGGATAAACAACCTTATGAAGAAAGGATGGAATACGGAGGATTTTGGATTCGATTTGCAGCATATATTATTGACTCCATCATAATAGGAGTGCCATTATTAATCGTTACTTTGATTATTTTTATGCTCTTTTTTGGGGGCACCGGGGCACTTGATTTATTTTTGGGCGATCCCTATGCAACTGAGCTATCAGATGAAGATGCCTTATTATTCCTTGGTTCTTATTTAGGAGCACTCGGAATATCTTTGTTAATTAATATTGTAGGAGCTGTTGCCTACTTTGCTGGTTTACACGCTTCAAAATGGCAGGCAACTGTAGGAAAAAAACTGCTTGGATTAAAGGTAACTGATTTAAAAGGAAACAGAATTTCCTTTTGGCGTGCTTTAGGCAGATATTTAGCTATGTCTTTTTTATCAGGAATTCTTTTAATTGGCTTCATTATTGCTGCCTTTACAGAAAAGAAACAATCCCTTCATGATTTAATTGCAGGTACGACTGTCATAAAAAAATAG